CAAGAACTATTTCCCCTATGCCCAGTCCCAATGTATTTTCCGCACAAACTGCATACTCATCTCTCTCGCTTAAATCAAGATTAAGCATCTGCACCATATAGAATTTTACAGACTCTACTTTTTCGTCCTTTACCGTACATACGATTTCTTTTTTTATTATTCCCAGATCCAATCCATATCCCTTATAAAAAAACAGTAAGCAACATTTTTGTTTTACTTGTCTTCAAAATATTCTTTTCTAAATTTTTTAAAATCATCAATTCTTGCCATTATAGTTGAGTCTGCGGGCATTTTACTTGTAAGAGCCGGCATCCTTCCTGCGCTGCCTCCGCATACAAGAACATAATCTCCTATACCTATGCCTATGGCGTCAAAAGATATTTCATATTTGCCGGCCGGTTCAAGCCTTGAGTTAAAATATTCTACAATAAACAACTTTGCCGAGCTGAGCTGTTCAATTTTAGCTACAGAAACTACATTACCGATTACTCTGCCTATATACATTCTGTTTAATCTTTCAAATCATATATGTTTATTTTATCTACTTTCGCCACTACGGCTGATTTTATGGGTGTTTTATCGATACCTACAATTCTGCTTATCGCAATATCATCATCAGAAAGCAGAACTATTTCGCCACTGCCAACGCCTACCCCGTCTTCAACTATAAAATACCTGCCTGTCGGTTTTCCGTCAGGGTCAATGGTTCTGGCTATTTTCAGCTTTGTGCCTTCAATTTTTTTTACTTTTACAGTACTTGTAACAGTACCAATTATTTCAGCTATCAGCATAATTAAAAAAATCAGTTCTCGTTCTGTAGATATTATCAGTTTTCAAATATTATAAAAAGACCGCAAATCAGTTAAACGGGTTCGTCATATAAATCTTTCAAACCTGTCCTTTTTTGCCTTGCAAACCGGACATATCCCGGGCGGATTATTTCTGGCGCAGAGATAACCGCATACTTTGCACCTGTATATCGGATATTTTAAATTCAGATCATTTCCCTGAACCTTCACTTTTGGTTCGCTTATCTTTTTTTCCTTTCCCTGATCTGCTTTTTTTCTTCTCTCAGGAATCGATGAAAGCTTTTTACTGCCTTTGATTACCTCTTCCGAAACATAAAGAGCACAATAGCAGGCATCGTAATCATTAAGATCATCGTCTCTGTAATCGCAGGGACAGATTATATCTATGTCCTCTTTCTTTTTTCCGCTGGCAAGACGGCACGGACAGGATTGATAGCCATATCTGCTTTCATTGATTAAAAGACTTCTTACCAGTTCTTTTGAAAAAGATTCCTCTGAATTAAGAAAATAACCATTTTCAAGTGCATCTTTTTTTATTTTTTCAAAAGCTTTTTCCAGCTCTTTTTCTTCAATATCTTTGTTTTGTTTCACTTTTCCAGCACTTCCCTTATTTTAATTTCATCAAATCCTCTTATCGCTTCCTTATCATCAATAACAAGAGTTGGAAATCCTCCGGATGGATTAAACTTTTTGACCTGCTCAACAGCAAAATCCTGTTCATTGCTATCAAGAAAATCAACATCTATATAATCGTATGACACACCCAGTTCGTTTAAAAGCATCTTGGTCTTTCTGCACCATATGCAGGTACTTAATGCATATAAAACAAGCTTGTTCTTTTTAATCCCGTCCACATGTTTTGTGTTTAAATTCATCAGTTCCCCCTCTTTCCTTAAAAATTATTCTATTTTTGGAAATAAAATAATTTTTAAAACTATTTGTTTATCGTTTATATTTATTTTTAATGATTATATATTATTTATTTTTAAATAAGAATTAAGATTTTTTAGTTTTTATAACTTTAACCTGCAAGTATAGGTTTCAGATGATATTTTATGTATGAAAAACCACAATCTGCATTTTCCTCTCTGCAAATCGGAATCTATTAAACCAAAGACAGGTCTTCCAAATAATCAATCCACCCGGAAAGTGTCTCCTGTGTAAATTCCTTAAGTGCAAGCAGGTAGATGCTATAAGCTTCCGGGTCTATTTTATGGAGGGTACGGAGTGCTTTATTAGGTCCACAGTAACGCAGGCGTTTAATATTAAAATAGATCTCCAGACTGTCATATAGAAGCCAGTGCCATCTGTAGTAGCCTTCAGTATCCCCACGGGATGTGCGCATTAACATTTTTTTCAGCCAGTAAACTTCATTTTGGATTTCTTCATTTGTTTTAAGGGTTCTTCCCTTAGTGAATTCAAGAACACGCTCTTTTAATGATTTTGCAATTCCTTTTTTATCCAATACAATTTCCCCATCAAATACCTGGATAAAATCTTCCGGATTGTATTCATCTTGAAACACCTCAGGCGGATAGATGAACACATCAAGAGGAATATCCTCAATCACTGAAGAATCATGCTTCTTCGAACTATTTGCGATGACTAATGCGTCAAAATCGCTATGCTCATTTGCACTTCCGTCTACGAATGAGCCATACACAATAATCGCATCCGGACTATATGTTTCAATAAGATATTTAATGATTGTGTCTCTTTTAATCACTTAATTGATACGCCTCCATAAATTCTACTTCTCCATCGACAATTATTCTGACGGAAAACATAAATAAAATCCACTTCCGGAAAATGCTGGGGTCTTTATTGGAAAAAGAAAAACCGTCCAATTTACAGGCCAGGCGGTTCTGATCCTGGAGGCGACATCCGGATTCGAACCGGAGATAAAGGTTTTGCAGACCTCTGCCTTACCACTTGGCTATGTCGCCTTTGAGATATGTAATTATAAAATAAAATCACATAAAAGTTAATAGCGGTATAAAGGTTTTTAGAAAAACCCGTTTATTCTGCCTTTGCAGAACCTGCACCTGCCGTCTTCAATATTATTTTCCATTATATTATATCCATGGCGACTGATTAAAAGCTTCCCGCATGCGGGACAAAAGCTGTTTTCCAGATTATTTGCAGGAATATTGCCGGCATAAACATATTTTAGCCCTGCCGATTTTCCTATTGCTACAGCCTCCGTTATTTTATCTGTTTCAGTTGCCTTTATGGATGATTTATACTGTGGGTAATAAGCGCTTAAATGCCATGGAAGTTCGGCCGATATATTTTTTAAAAACTCGGCCATTGCCCTTATTTCTTCCTTGGAATCATTCAGTCCGGGGATCAGCAGAGTTGTGACTTCCACCCATATTTCTCTGCTTTTAAGATACTCGATATTTTCAAGAACAGGTTTTAGTCTTGCTCCTGCATATTTTCTGTAAAAATCATCTGTAAAACTTTTAAGATCAATATTTGCCGCGTCCAGATAAGGAGCAATTTTATCAATAGCTTCTTTTGTCATGTAGCCATTCGTCACAAAGACATTTTTAATTTTGTTTTCTTTTGCAATTACTGCTGTATCAAATGCAAATTCAAAAAAAACCGTCGGTTCCGTATATGTATAGGAAATACTTTTACAATCGTATCTTAAAGCCTTTTTTACGATGTCATCAGGATTATAGTAAACGCCCCGGTTCTCCGCTTCTCCCTCTGCTATCTGGGAAATCTGGTAATTCTGACAGAAAAAGCATTTAAAATTACATCCGGCACATGCTATTGAATAAGACATGCTGCCGGGCAGGAAGTGAAATAAAGGTTTTTTTTCAATTGGATCAATGTTCTCTGTAATCAGCTGTCCGTAATTCAGGCTGAAAAGCTTTCCTCCGATATTTTTCCTTACATTGCATTTCCCGAAGGCATTATGGGCAATCGTACACATATGGCTACATAAATAGCATGATGTTTTTGACTGGCTGATTTTTTTATATAAATAGCTTTCTTTCATTTTTAATGGTGTCGGAAGGGGGACTTGAACCCCCACGAACTATACCGTTCACAAGGCCCTCAACCTTGCGCGTCTACCAATTCCGCCACTCCGACATATTGTCAAAATATTTTAAATTCTTTTTTGTATTGTTTCAACTCAAATCATTTCATATCCTTAATTTATTATATTGCGAACACCTTGTTTTTCAAAATAAAAGAATTACCAACTCAAGAAGTCTGCCTGCAAAAAAAAGAAATACGGGAAGAATTACTGCTTTTTAGCTTATTCTACCGGCTTGAGACAGATAGCAAGATGCTCCCAGAGATTACCTTTTTCGATCAGCACATCTATATTTTTATTTTCATCAAGCTGTGTTATTAGTTCCATGTCTACGGGAATACTTGTCAGACCTATTTCGCCATTTTTTAAAGAAGCTATCAGCAGATTTTTATCTGCTTCAAGCACTATTTTTATTTTATCCACTTCAGAAAAATTATCCTTGTAATAAATATTTTTTTCCAGCAGCATATACTGGTCTTTTACCCATTCCGTAATCTTATAAGGCCCGCAGCCGAATGAGCCATCTATAAGCAAATTCCCGATGGCATCTTTTTCAAGCATTTTTTTATTCAGAATAAATGTAAATAATTTTTCATAATTCTGAATAGGATCAGTAAAATATATATAAAATTCCGTTTCGCTCACTATTTTTATTTCTTTTATATTTTTATATCCAGCTTCTTTAAGGTTAAGGTTTTTATCAGCAATAATTGCTTCTATCGTGGCTTTGACATCCCCGGAATTCACCCGCATTCCATCCTGCCAGAAAATATTTTCTTTCAAAGTTATAAATATGCTGTTGTCGGATCTGCTTATGGCCGTTTGTGATTTTGCATCATCTATAAGATCAGGGATGTAGCTCCCATCTTTGTCCGGTTTCCACAAACCTCTTGAAACTATGCTATTTATATAATTCATAAATATATTTTCTTCCAGAAAAGGATTCATTGTGGAAGGCATATTATCGGTCCCGATTACCAACTCCCCTTCTTCACCTTCTTCCAAATTTAGTTTGATATTCTGTATATTCGATAAATAATTGCCGTCGGAAGAACTTATTTCAAGATTACTTATTTCTGTATTAAAAGCTACTGCATACAGTCTTGAAAAAAGCGGTAGTATGAAAGAATCTTCAAAAATTTTATTTTGTATTTCCTCTGCAATATCTTTCTTCTCTTCAATATCTTTGGTCAGAATAAGTTTCTGCAGATTTTCGTCAATGGCAGCATTTGAATACCAGTAAAAATTATTGCAATTCTGGTTTTCAGCTGTTTCATTTACCGGTATTTTTGTAGAATTAAAATAATTCAGAAGCTCATTTGGATTTGAGGTATATAAAGACCATAAGGCAAGCTCATAATTGCCAAGCCTAATATGTTCATTATACCATTCGTTTGGGGGATAATTGCTTATCCATATTTTTATTCCAATTTCTTCAAGGTTTTCTTTTATTATTTCTTCTATTTCCTGTCTTGAGGAAGAGTTGTCGTTTGAGCCTATTGTAAGATACAAAGGATTTTCCGGTCCGTATCCTGCTGCTTTCAGGCATTCCAGCGCTTTTCCTTTATTGTATTCAAGTTTGTTCCATACCGGAATACTAAAAGAAGAATTTTCACTGAACAGACTATTCAGCACATTATTTCTATCCCCAAACAGCTCGTTTACTATTCTTTCCCTGTCTATTGCATGAAATATAGCCTGCCTCACATTTATATTGTTTAAAACATTTTTGTCTTTTTGTTTGTTCTTTATATTAAAGAACAGCTCCATGCTATCTTCATATAAGTCAACAGTGGACTCTTTTGTGTTTTCCTCGATTTCCATGCTGTCGATATCCATATTAAATCCAGCAGGCAAATCCATGCCGCTGCATCCTGCTGCAAACACAGTAAATATAGCTACACAAAGAGTCAATATTATTATAGATCTGAATTTTATTTTATTTTTCAAAATATGATCAAAAAGGGAAAATTATAAGATTTTAATTTATTAAGTTTCTGCCTTTGGCATTATTGCTAAATAGATTTTCCGGCAAAGA
The Actinomycetota bacterium genome window above contains:
- a CDS encoding EutN/CcmL family microcompartment protein — translated: MDLGIIKKEIVCTVKDEKVESVKFYMVQMLNLDLSERDEYAVCAENTLGLGIGEIVLVIKGSPSRMLRGNTDMPVDQAISAKVDSVNIEERYRHLIK
- a CDS encoding EutN/CcmL family microcompartment protein; this translates as MYIGRVIGNVVSVAKIEQLSSAKLFIVEYFNSRLEPAGKYEISFDAIGIGIGDYVLVCGGSAGRMPALTSKMPADSTIMARIDDFKKFRKEYFEDK
- a CDS encoding EutN/CcmL family microcompartment protein, which codes for MLIAEIIGTVTSTVKVKKIEGTKLKIARTIDPDGKPTGRYFIVEDGVGVGSGEIVLLSDDDIAISRIVGIDKTPIKSAVVAKVDKINIYDLKD
- a CDS encoding ferredoxin:glutaredoxin reductase, with translation MEKAFEKIKKDALENGYFLNSEESFSKELVRSLLINESRYGYQSCPCRLASGKKKEDIDIICPCDYRDDDLNDYDACYCALYVSEEVIKGSKKLSSIPERRKKADQGKEKKISEPKVKVQGNDLNLKYPIYRCKVCGYLCARNNPPGICPVCKAKKDRFERFI
- a CDS encoding glutaredoxin family protein, with translation MNLNTKHVDGIKKNKLVLYALSTCIWCRKTKMLLNELGVSYDYIDVDFLDSNEQDFAVEQVKKFNPSGGFPTLVIDDKEAIRGFDEIKIREVLEK
- a CDS encoding nucleotidyltransferase domain-containing protein, with the protein product MIKRDTIIKYLIETYSPDAIIVYGSFVDGSANEHSDFDALVIANSSKKHDSSVIEDIPLDVFIYPPEVFQDEYNPEDFIQVFDGEIVLDKKGIAKSLKERVLEFTKGRTLKTNEEIQNEVYWLKKMLMRTSRGDTEGYYRWHWLLYDSLEIYFNIKRLRYCGPNKALRTLHKIDPEAYSIYLLALKEFTQETLSGWIDYLEDLSLV
- the amrS gene encoding AmmeMemoRadiSam system radical SAM enzyme, with protein sequence MKESYLYKKISQSKTSCYLCSHMCTIAHNAFGKCNVRKNIGGKLFSLNYGQLITENIDPIEKKPLFHFLPGSMSYSIACAGCNFKCFFCQNYQISQIAEGEAENRGVYYNPDDIVKKALRYDCKSISYTYTEPTVFFEFAFDTAVIAKENKIKNVFVTNGYMTKEAIDKIAPYLDAANIDLKSFTDDFYRKYAGARLKPVLENIEYLKSREIWVEVTTLLIPGLNDSKEEIRAMAEFLKNISAELPWHLSAYYPQYKSSIKATETDKITEAVAIGKSAGLKYVYAGNIPANNLENSFCPACGKLLISRHGYNIMENNIEDGRCRFCKGRINGFF